A region of Plantactinospora sp. BC1 DNA encodes the following proteins:
- a CDS encoding helix-turn-helix transcriptional regulator — translation MPRPEHQPHDSASRHPAAPGSLGALLTELRLTRGWSQLRVAEQLCAASGVPTVSRHEVSRWERQQRVPGEFWLSWLAAVFEVSVEELAVAAAASRPRAAGGTGGDGADAGAVRARQELLASAHAWLTDPDGPVGPAVTIPFQPTRALPGGPVRVTPDRSGTAGAPPPELPLDAAGVAGLRRLDDVVGGADLLSSPAGRLALATARCATGRPGRQALTLVAEAAQLTGWLHTDAGEVDAALRAYRLALTAAAGAGDRSLGAHVLGSASHLLGAFGDARGGLLLARTGYLGARRTAPAGLRTLLLHRIAFAAARCGRRRPAHAALRAADRAAGRRQPPREPPWLYWLDEGELAAMTGRCLAALRRPLRAEPLLRAALTRGGQPRTAAVYGAWLARTCLDLGEWERAAEVADAALLDTVRSGSARAAAELAGVGRRLAAYRAEPAGRRHAALSAAARRYLPTAAPAALAG, via the coding sequence ATGCCCCGACCAGAGCATCAGCCGCACGACTCCGCGTCCCGCCACCCGGCCGCACCGGGCTCACTCGGCGCGCTGCTGACCGAGTTGCGCCTCACCCGGGGCTGGAGTCAGCTCCGGGTGGCCGAGCAGCTCTGCGCCGCGTCCGGCGTACCGACGGTCAGCCGGCACGAGGTGTCCCGGTGGGAGCGGCAGCAACGGGTACCCGGCGAGTTCTGGCTGAGCTGGCTGGCGGCCGTGTTCGAGGTGTCCGTCGAGGAGCTGGCCGTCGCCGCCGCCGCGAGCCGACCCAGGGCGGCCGGCGGCACGGGCGGGGACGGCGCAGATGCCGGCGCGGTGCGGGCCCGGCAGGAGCTGCTGGCCTCGGCACATGCCTGGCTCACCGATCCGGACGGGCCGGTCGGACCGGCGGTCACCATCCCGTTCCAGCCGACCCGAGCGCTCCCGGGCGGGCCGGTGCGGGTGACGCCGGACCGATCCGGAACAGCCGGTGCACCGCCGCCCGAGTTGCCGCTCGACGCGGCCGGGGTCGCCGGGCTGCGGCGACTCGACGACGTCGTCGGCGGAGCGGACCTGCTGTCGTCCCCGGCCGGTCGGCTCGCCCTGGCGACGGCACGGTGCGCGACCGGCCGCCCCGGACGGCAGGCGCTGACACTGGTCGCCGAGGCGGCGCAGCTCACCGGTTGGCTGCACACCGACGCGGGAGAGGTCGACGCCGCGCTGCGGGCGTACCGGCTGGCGCTGACCGCCGCCGCCGGAGCCGGTGACCGGAGCCTCGGCGCACACGTACTCGGTTCGGCGAGCCACCTGCTCGGCGCCTTCGGCGACGCCCGGGGCGGCCTGCTGCTGGCCCGTACCGGATATCTCGGCGCCCGACGCACCGCCCCGGCCGGGCTGCGGACGCTGCTGCTGCACCGGATCGCGTTCGCGGCGGCGCGGTGCGGGCGCCGACGACCCGCTCACGCCGCGCTGCGCGCCGCCGACCGGGCGGCCGGACGACGCCAGCCGCCCCGGGAACCGCCCTGGCTCTACTGGCTGGACGAGGGCGAACTTGCCGCGATGACCGGCCGCTGCCTCGCCGCGCTGCGCCGCCCGCTGCGCGCCGAGCCGCTGCTGCGCGCCGCGCTGACCCGGGGCGGGCAGCCGAGGACGGCGGCGGTCTACGGCGCCTGGCTGGCCCGTACCTGTCTGGACCTCGGCGAGTGGGAGCGGGCCGCCGAGGTCGCGGACGCGGCGCTGCTCGACACCGTACGGTCCGGGTCGGCACGGGCGGCGGCGGAGCTGGCCGGCGTCGGCCGGCGGCTCGCGGCGTACCGGGCGGAGCCGGCCGGCCGCCGGCACGCGGCGCTGTCGGCGGCGGCCCGTCGCTACCTGCCCACGGCGGCGCCGGCAGCTCTCGCCGGATGA